One Vicia villosa cultivar HV-30 ecotype Madison, WI linkage group LG5, Vvil1.0, whole genome shotgun sequence genomic window, TGTCTGTGTTTTATAGAAAATTAGATGATGAGTAAAATGAGGAAATGTTTGGTACCTGAATCATGTCACCAAcattgatgatgaaggaattGAAAATGGGCTTAACTTGAATCCATTCTCCATCTGATTTTCTCTTGACTTGTAAGCCACCAACATCATCTTGAGCAAGCACAGTTAAGACACCGGTGTCTTTGTGACGTCCAAGACCAAGAGCTAGATGAGGGTAAGGGCATGGTGGATAATGATTGAGTCTTATATTACTTGTGTTATGTATGAAAAAGTCACGGAACCTATTTGGTACTAAACCTAAGCTCATTGCAATAAGTTCCATCAATTTATATGCTAGTTTCTCCACTTCTTCTGCATATTCTTGGCATGCTTCTCTAGTATAAAGATCAAGAAATAAATAACTCCATGTATTAGTATCGCAATGACAATAACACATGTTAGACATCAGACACACATTCAATATGACAGTCACACATCTTAGATATCAGACACACATTCAATATAACATACATCTGACTTTCACACATGCATATAGACATCTGACACATTCAATATAATAGACATCAGACGCGTTTTCAATCTAACGTAAGCTATTTGCTATAGACTTTTATACTTCCCTAGACAAATCAATAAGATTACAAATTATATCTAATGAAATGATGTATATTAAGATACCTGAACTCTGGAGGATTTTGAGGCCAACGATTTTCCCATTTGAACCGAAAATCTTGCTCAAGTGAAGGTGGTATAAAAGTGGGCTGTTGAACATTGAAATCATAAATTTCCTTCCAGTCTCTAACATTCTTGGTATGTTCTGCTTCAAAATAACCAAGCAAGTTAACTTCATCTCTTCTCACTTTAATCTTCTCTTCCAAGCTAAGTCCAAAAAACTTCCTTGCAGATTCTTCAATTCTCTCACGTTTAGCCAAAGGTACTTTGTGATTAATCACTTGGAAAAATCCCCACTCTTTACATGCTTTACCTATTTCCTTGACTAAGCCTTGGATGGAAAGTGGGattgtggtggtggtggtgatggtTTGGTCTTGGTAGTTTATGGGAGAGAAATCGATTAGAGGGATACCTTGAGCAATGATTATTGAGGGTTTTGGTCTGTGTTGTGGGGATTGAATAAAAGCTGAATCTGGCTGGTCTACTTCTACATCTCCCATGGTTGTTTATTTGATCGAACCAATGATGTTGGTGATTGAATGTTTTATGTGATGCAAATGTAAGAAAAGTTTAAGACTATGTACTTGTACCGAAAAGTGGAGTTGTGTGTTACATTGAATTTGGACAGGTTTCTGTTTGCAATATGATTAGTGTATCTATTGCAATTTCTTCTATAAACATAGTACTATTTTTTAGAGGAAGTGTTTATTtaattctttatatttatttgctTGATAAAAGAAATATTGAACTTAGCCAAAATCACAATATGGATAAAATGATATCACACGCACTAAATCTTTTGTTACTATCTAAGCACTAAATTCATATCAtacattcaaaaaatattttttaaaattttatatatattttttcaatttctttaagaaaaatactttgaaattagccaaattttttttttttatattaattgtaATCAATTAGGAAGTGTTTGAAAATCTATTGAGAAGCCAAAATCGGTTTATAATCTATCATGACAGTTATGTAATCAATTATGACGTGTATTTCATTTATCATTCAATTATATAATCCTTGTAGTCAATTATGGTTCAgattcttaaaaaaattattatttgtaaGTATATTATCGACTATGTTATATCGATTATTGTAACATAATCAGTTATGGATCGGATTGGGCTTTTCCTAAGTTTTTTTGTCACCTAAATTTTTTACTATAAAAGAAGACTTTGTGCTCATTTTCAAATTTCTCTTCTACTCTCACCTTACTCCTAAAATTTCTATATACACTTAATATAGTtttagtgttttaaaaataatcgtTTTAGAAAAACTTGTGTAATCTACTATTATAGTCTCTGATTTATACTTGTTAAACTAAGAGAGAGTTGTTCTcttgaaattataaaatataaaagttgtaAGCTAAATTTGAGATAAAAGCTGGGTATAAGAGATTGTGGGTTGAAAGTTGATAATGGAATTCTAAAGGTAATATCTTTGAGAACTAGACACAAGCCTCGTGCTTTTAAGTTGAACAAAGATAAACTTGATGTGTTCTTTTCTTATCCCTCGCCTTTTCATTTTCTCGtcttatttaatttgattttttcttcttcatctaaATACTTcttaaaaacctttaaaaaatatttttattcaatcaagttttgaaaaaaattctTATATCACAATTCACTCTTTCTCGTGTTTCAAGTTACTTGGTCAAGTGACATCAAAGCATAACTCATGTTTATAGACTATTCGTCTCAAGAGGCACTATTGTAACTACAAGATGCAACCTAAGAAGAAGGGTGAATAAGTATTGCCGAAATTTTTTCAATTTTGCGGCGTGTTcttaattttcttaatttatgAAAATGATATGTTGTTAGGAAGATAAAGTGCATAACTATAAATAACACAAGAGATTTATTCTAATTCTCCTTATCATCCAATGGTACATATTTTTCCTTCACACCTTGAAATTTTTCActatgttagatctttgtacaagtctTACACCAAGACCTCTCTTACAATATTCTAATATAAACACCGAACACTGTGGAGGACTTTGAATCTCCCCGAATCAAAGAATCTTTTacaacaaacaccaaatactATGATAGATTTTGAATCTCCTCGAATCAAAAAACCTTTTACAAAAAACAATTTATCACCACTAACTTGATGATTAATTAGTCACACCAAACTTTAAACAGATTTTGAATATATGAAATATTCTTGAATCAATTCCAATACAAaaaattgatcttctctttcactATACAATTCAAATATAAAAACCTTAATTGCTCAGAGATCCTTTGAAAAGATATGAAAATTTATGCAAAAGAGTTTCAATTAAAACattgtttgaattgtatttaAATTTAATGAAAAAGGTAATTTGAAAATGGGTGAATAACAGTTTGCAATTGTGTTTTATGTACCTAGTTTGAGATATTTCTATGAAGGTTTACAATTTTGTATTGTGTACCCGATTTCTTAAATCAGGTAAATGGTTACCTGATTTAAGAAGTGTagaaagattttcaaatttcaatcagTAAAGGTCATGTAACCAATTTTTTAAGTCAGGTAATATTTCCTGACTTAAAAGtgcataatatttataaaaaaaaaaaatcaaacagaatGAACCTTTAATAAGTTACGTGATTTATGTATATAGTTACCATCctataatttttgaaaaatatacctTGAAAAGACGTGGATTGAATGGTTTTGGTGCTTGAATGCTTAGGAACACTGGAGATGAAAAGATGAATGACTTTTTTAGCATGAAAGGATATACATAGTGTGAATTGAAATTGAATACCTTTGATAATTGATCAATTTCTTTTAAATCAACATCCAATGACTTTTGCAATCTTTAAATTTGATTGAGCTAGACttcaattttttcttctttgataaggTTTTATAATTCTTATTTTTGTGCAATTCATGCCTTGTCTTTGGTATCCGGAAAGTTAGCAAAAACACCACCTCTTTCCCTTATTTttgacattatcaaaaagaaaaagagtaaaaaccaaagtaaattaatatatatatatagagagagagagagaaaagataCATCTTATATTAAAGTACTTATCTTCTTAACAATGATTTGATGGCAATGTCGATGTCAATGTTGATGGTCTTCTAAAGTGATTATGTTGATACCAATGAGATGTTCTTTGAAAGTGTCAATTTTTAATTCATGTTAAACCAAATGAAACTTTAATCTTACCATATCATTTGATCTTATTGTATCTTGAACAATCAATCTTTAATTTAGTAATTGTAGCACTTGGTTTCCAAGTACCTACAAGAAACAATGAATAATAATTTCTAGGTACTCAATATTCTTTGGATCCTTTTGGGTTAGTATTTTTTCTTACTCATACATACTCACCATTAGAAACACCAAAGTTTCTTATGTAGTAAGCATTATAAGTATGACTCCGATTTTGCTGGATGTCAATGTAGTAGAAGATCCACTTTAGACTATATATATGTTGGTTGGTTGTGCAGTTTCATGGCATAGTGCCAAGCAAACTCTTGTAGCTTCATCCACCATGGTGGTAGAGTTTGTAGAATGTTATGATCAGGTATCAAACCACGAGATTTGGCTAAAGAACTTTGCCACAAGGTTGCGAATTATAAAGGGAATTGAAAGACCGCTCAAGTTGTTTTGTGACAACAAATCAGTCGCTTTATACTCCAATAATAGCAGGAGCTCGACAAAGTCGAAACATATTGACATCAAGTTCTTGGTTGTGAATGAGAGAGTACAAAGTTGACAAATTTTTATAGAACATTTAGGGACAAACTCCATGATAGCAGACTCTATGACATATGGGCTTCCACCCAAGTTCTTTCATGAGCACACTACTCACATGAATGTTATACAATTAGAGAATTCTATGGTTTAGTGGGATTTAGTCATTCTTGTTATTTATGTTCTATGTTGGATATTATATATACATACTCATATTTTTGTATTACGTTCTGTTCAGAAATAAAGTTTGGTTATTCAATTCATTgcactttgtatgataacattgaTCTCATTAAAGTAAGGAGAACTAGTTGAAAATTGACATGTCTTGACCACCTTCATGTGATTTTCATGTTGCATATTTCATGATTAATCTATGTCATTTagttgtgtttatatttgtgatcaTTGATGGGTTTAATTATGATTGATATAATGAAAACCACGTTTGTCCTATATATTGATGTAACTAATGGACGAGATAAGGATATGCCTAATGTTTATAATGAAAAATTTTGAGCTCTTAAAatttaacacacacacacacacacacacacacacacacacacacacacacatatatatatatatatatatatatatatatatatatatatatatatatatatatatatatatatatatatatatatatatgaccagTGGGAGATTCTTAGAGTTTTTGGGCcatacatgtaataaattaatgtgttaggACTCATTAGTTAATTAGACAAATTAAAATGATCTATTTAATACAAGGTCTATGGCTAAGGATATAActgtcatgaaaaatattgtgtagataccaaaTGTCTTCTATTTTGTGATAGGTAAAATTAGAATAAGAAAAAACATGAATAATCATGATCTTTTATAGAAGGGCATGAGATTCTAAACTTAAATAAACTTTCACGAAAGTGCATGAGATTCTAAATTTGAATAAACAACTCTTTGTGAAAGGGCATAagatttttataaataaagagCTATGGTCCTTAATTGTAGACActagaaaatattataaaatatttattctctttattCGTTTAGAAGAGGCACTAAGAAATTAAAATCATCATCTTCTCATTAAAATTATATAGAACATAAACGTACATTTCCATTTTCTATTTCACttagtaaaatattaaattattagaatctCAACCCGAGAAGCACTCCCAATATATAAAAGGTTTcgtgttaaaaaaaagtttatcaGAAATTTTTGAATGATGCAAAAGAAGTTAAGTgagaaaataaaaatgtataGAGTTTCTGAAGTATTGAAAAAGTTAACTTCTTTTTGAAAAGTAGGAATGAATTTGTTTGCGTGTTCCACATATATACCATTCTTTGAAAGCGATTGAAATCTGGCAGATAGATAATCCAAATGCTTATTGGTATCAGACTCAGCATCCACAACAATAATTCCATTGACAAAACAATCTTGACAGCTGCAAACCGCTAATTATTTTGCAAATAGCGATCACGATTTGCCTCATATGCAACATATTATTCAATTTATTCATATGCACAAACTAAGTATACTTCTACTCAACTATCTTTAAGCTATCTTATAATGATAAATTTGAATGTTCTCCACTTTCTTCTTCGCGAAATTGCTACCCTTTCTGGTAACAAGAAACTTTCCCCAGTTGTAAGGTCTATACTTTGGAGGATTTTCCTCATTTGTCAGCTCCTCCAAAGGTTTCACTTGAGTGTAATGtgcagggaagaagaagaagggaaTTGAAAACCTTTCTCTCGCAGAGTTAACCATTACCCTATGCTCCACACTCTCATATGCATCATTGCTCCAAACCTTCACAAAGTGTGTGTTTGAATATTGATTAGAAAATCAAATCAACTCTAAAACCTAGTCCCAATGTTTCAATTGTCTGTGTAAGTGATTCTAATAATGAAAATTTACCTGAATGATATCACCAACATTGATAATGTAAGCATTAGGAGTAGGTTTGACAAGAACCCATTCTTGATCTGATTTTCGCTTCACTTCAAGTCCTCCAACCTCGTCTTGAGCAAGAATAGTTAAGGCACCAGGATCCTTGTGTCGTCCAACGCCAAGAGCAAGGTGAGGGTAAGGGCAAGGAGGATAATGGCCGAATCTAATAAAGCTTGTTTgatctttgaagaactcttcaaaccTGTTTGCTTCAAGTCCTAAGCTAAGAGCTATTAACTCAAGCAACTTGTAGGCCAACTTTTCCACCTCTTGAATATACTCTTCAATTATAGTCCTGCTCATGTTCACACCAATGTTAAGATTGAATCTAATTCAAATACACAAATTCCATTAAATATAGGTACCTGAATTGTGGAGGATATTGAAGAGATGGATTGGTCCATTGAGTAACTCGATCATCATTTTCATCAGAATTGAGAGGAATCAAAGTTGGGTCATGTGAAGTAAAATCAAGCACTTCTTTCCAGTCTCTAACATTTTTGGTGTGTTCTGTGTCATAATAGCCATTCGGATTGTTAACCTCTTTTGCAACCTTTCTTTTCTCTTCCAAACTTTGAGCAAAGAACAATCTAGAAGCTTCCTCAAGTTTCTGCCTAAGACTGAGAGGGACACCATGGTTTGTGACTTGAAAGAATCCCCACTCCTTGCATGCACTTCCAATCTCCTTCACTAAGGCATCAATAGCAGATGGATTTGGAACTTGATGGTGGAATAATGGGGAGAGATCAATTTCGGGAATTCCTTGGGCTTCAATGATGGAGAGTTTTGGTCTGTGTTCTTGCTCTTGGACAAAAGCTGGATCTATATCTCCCATGTTTGTtcagttgttagggtttgtaaaATTAATGTTGAAAATGGTTACTTGTGTTCTCATATTTAAAAGGTTGTTTCAAAACATGATAAGAAAATGGCATGGTCATAAGATAAGTATAAGCATTTTGTCGTTATTGAGTCACACTTCTCTAACATTTGTGAAATGGGTGAAATATACATGAGTTTATAATAGTGATAGGAAGCAgggttgttaaaaaaattaagaagTGAATCACACCGATAAATCCAACCGAATTAAAGGTTATAATAACCATACTGTTTAGTTTGGTTAGTGAACCAAACCATAATGTAAGAACAATCGTAGAATCAAACCAAAACTGAAACCGAACCAAATTGAAACTAACTTCGAATCGAACCAAAAATGAAAAACACTTCAAacaagttaatttttttaaagaaaaaattgaaaaatagctcagttttttaataaatagtttggTTTGAAAAAAATTGTCTCCGAACAGTTCGGTACGTTACGGAATTTTGAAACTATATACTAAACCAATGATTTTAATTTAGTTCAATTCGAGTAAATTTTTACTATAATTTAATTTGGTCCGTTTCAGTTTTCTCATGAATTATACCATAAATAACCCTAATGAAAAAAGTATAGATTAAGAACTCGATTTGGTTTTCTGGGCCTCCATTTGTAAGCCAAAATTAGAAGGAGCTTGGGATAAAAAATTGTGAACTTTTCAATTTGGAACTTTCGGGAAATGGACGTGGCGAGTTCTTTCGGATCAAAGCATATATGGTATTCATTGTTAGAATTCAGGTATAGTGACATTAAAgcattgatgttggatcaagCTCACAGTGCTACAAAAAATCACTCATTATGGTGGCATGACTTAAGGCAATCTGTTGGTTGAGTTGTATATGAAACTCTAGTTTGGTACTTGGTAGTAGTGTTTCATGCAAATTTGGCATGGGAAAGGACATTGATTTCTGCAACAACAGGCGAGGCAGCGACGTCCCCTTTAAATTGGGCATGAgcagttgtaacatcccgatttgatttaattgttattttattttattaattattatatataataattaattaattgtgtgCAAGCCCTAAATCAAGAATAAAACACAAGTTTACAAGCGATAAACCTCTCCAATAAAACTCTGGAATCCACTAGAAAAATAAagcaatttaatttaattttgataaaaGATAACCCACGGCTACGTCCCAAAAGTGTGTTAGAAatatggtatgataatcctggatatcttcaagaatcgtgtttgttcactttccgaacaaagtatttcgaccttATTCTTGTCTGgattcacgaaatctttgcggagattctgggttcacgaaatctttgcggagataattctcgaagaacaatctgtttctgacaatagagaacagatcagaatgtagagaggaagtatgtttTTCGTATCCGAAACTGaagccaaatgactccttatataggagatcaacaataGAAACCGAAATGATACACCTGTTCGGTAGAAACAGTTATGTCGGTTGGGAAAcgacacacctgttcggtaaaacggttatgtcggtttggaaagggtgcaactactcaaacgaatttttcgaacggggcgctgccccttggaccccggcagGGCGCTGCCCCTAGAActgtcaaaatgggccgaagcccatgggccggCCCATTTGGCCCGAAAAATTTTAGGGCCTGGGCCTCATTTTTCGAGCTCATTTATATCTGGGCCTTTTTTAGCCCGGCCCTAATaagccctaaaaaatatgggccGGCCCGTATGGGCCATGGGTAGTCCACCGGcccgaaaaaattaaatatttttaatataattaaaatttatcctttcctaattataattattataaaaatttataacattttcttgttataattatcgtaaaattataattgtcatgaatatttttaacttaaaatttgttggaacaagttatttaattatttgtgctacattatataatttgtgatgtattttgaatagtttaaattaagttaatgtgttgttttacattttaattattaacttatatggattatttagaaattataattttggatataaaatttaatatatatatatatatatatatatatatatatatataatatattcttgcatgcaattatatggttacttacaaaaataaggagaaaattttaattttttatagaaatgggcccgtttagggccgaagCCCATTTAGGGTCGGGTAGTCCGCAGCCCAGACAGGGTCGGGCCTGGGtagtaaaattagagcccatttaAAAATGGGTTTTTTGGGCCCTGCCCTAAAAAGCCCGAAGCCCATATGGgtcgggtagcccatattgacagctctagcTGCCCCGCatcccgccaggggctccgccccttggaccccgtcggggcgctgccccgcaccccgccaggggctccgccccttgaaaccccgtttctattattcgtattcaattgcacgtttggctctacgagcgtgcactccgcactaccctaactcgtttcaagcttaacgcataattgcatcgccctacagtaaatcacattactaccaaaatacattggtgatactaaaatcaccaacaaagtGTTTATACATTAAAAAGAAACTCTAAtgctaaaaatattcaaaacacaaatataatagaaattgctaaaattatggaaaataaaacagaaattgttaaaattgtgaaaaatattaaaatgatgtTTTCGGGCCTAAAACGAATAGGTGACTTAAAAAGTCCATATATCACGGGAAAGTCGTGAGTTAGACTCGTGATCCGATTCCATATAGTCATATCCATAAAGGTTTAATAAGAGTTATTCTGACATCAGACACCAAACTCGTGCAAATCATATGGAACCATTCTAACGCCCGACTTTTCTTTGATACGCACAACCAACCTTGCATTAGATGGACTGCCTTAATTATCTCTTATATTTTTACATAGCGCATTAATCATTTGTTGAGACAACACTTAAATAGATAAACAATTACATCTTGTTCACCTTAAGTGAATTGGTCAAAATGGATATTTCTTTTGGGCAACATGCAAAATATTTCCGCATGATTGGTCAAAATGAACTCCAAACAAACTAAAAAAACTTCAAGACTCACGCTCACGCCTAGCATGAATTTGTGTTTGAGTCTCATTCCGAAAAGGAAGCTTAAAGGAAGAGGTTgtttaaacacacacacacacacacacacacacacatatatatatatatatatatatatatatatatatatatatatatatatatatatatatatatatatatatatatatatatatatatattgtgagatattggatcgaactctagtatggtcgaagggtagcttcttggttcgacaggattaagcatgaagtcgaaggctgttcacatgcttgtgtcgaagatgctagggttgttagcatgttaaattaggttttagtgtttaaaccctaatttgttaagttagcttgtttattaaagttgacttgtgtaatgggccttgtggaaaaagcccattagttagtatgttgtaatcttgttttaagagaaagtaaaagaatagcagttataaccaattcttgtgtacctcttcttccttgtcctttattcttccttgttttatactttgttcttggcattgaattcacaacatatatatatatatatatatatatatatatatatatatatatatatatatatatatatatatatatattaaacaactCGATAATCTAAACAATGTGGAACACCAAACAAACTCCAACAATACAATGAGTCAAATTCCTACATTGAGCCCGATCCTACATTGCAGTGTTTAACCCAACTCTAATATCGTGTTGAATGTGCTTAATTTCATTCTTAAAAGCTAGCTTAAAATGTGAGGTTGTTCACACATTTATGAAAAACTAAGTAATTTTTAAGACAAAAAAACTCCAACATCACAAATTCAACTTCAATATCCACCGTTGCAATTCTTAATGTAGCTCAgctgatataaaaaaaaaaaaaattgaatgatgCCAGTAGATGTTAAACTAGAAAAATGTATAAAGTTTCTAAAGTATCGAAATGATTAATTTTTGTTGGAAAATAGGAATGAATTTGTCTGCGTTCCACATCAGACTTAGCCCCCTACAAAAATCCCTTCGATAAAACAAACCTGACAGCTGCAAATAACTTTATTTTTCAGCTAATCGTTTTTTATTTTACTATGCATTGCCTCACATCAACAACATGAACAGAGTGGGGTGGAAATAGTGCGTTACTTGCAAGATAAAGCATTGAGcaagttcaattaaacaaatgCTGATAGAAAATGCTAACTATTTTCTTATAGTTGTAAAGAATTACATAGTAATTGACAATAATCTAATATAACTTTAAAACTAAAGTCCATTGTAATTTCATATTTTGAGTTGAAAATAAacagattttttatttattttgaaaggaAACATGCATCATAGATGTTATTCAACAATACTCATACACATTATTAGATCAATTTGCTGCCACAagttattcaatttatttatatGCACAACCTAAGTTATTTTTCTGCTATACTAATTTTAAGCAATCTTATAATGATAAATTTGGATGTTCTCCACTTTTTTCTTAGCAAAATTGCCACTCTTTCTGTTCACAAGAAACTTGCCCCAGTTGTAAGGTCTATACTTTGAAGGATTTTCCTCATTTGTCAGCTCCTCCAAAGGCTTGACTAAAGTGTAATGTGCAGGGAAGAAAAAGAAGGGAATTGAAAACCTTTCTCTCTCTGAGTTAACCATTACTCTATGCTCCACACTCTCATATGCATCATTGCTCCACACCTGCACAAAGTGTGTGTTTGAATATTGATTAGAAAATCAAGTCAACCCTAAAACCTCGTCCCAAAATTTCAAATGTCTGTGTAAGTGATTCATAATAACGAAAATTTACCTGAATAATATCACCAACATTGATAATGTAAGCATCAGGAGTAGGTTTCACAAGAACCCATTCTTGATCTGATTTTCGCTTCACTTCAAGTCCTCCAACTTCATCTTGAGCAAGAATAGTTAAGGCACCGGCATCTTTGTGTCTTCCAACGCCAAGAGCAAGGTCAGG contains:
- the LOC131607442 gene encoding jasmonate-induced oxygenase 4-like — encoded protein: MGDVEVDQPDSAFIQSPQHRPKPSIIIAQGIPLIDFSPINYQDQTITTTTTIPLSIQGLVKEIGKACKEWGFFQVINHKVPLAKRERIEESARKFFGLSLEEKIKVRRDEVNLLGYFEAEHTKNVRDWKEIYDFNVQQPTFIPPSLEQDFRFKWENRWPQNPPEFREACQEYAEEVEKLAYKLMELIAMSLGLVPNRFRDFFIHNTSNIRLNHYPPCPYPHLALGLGRHKDTGVLTVLAQDDVGGLQVKRKSDGEWIQVKPIFNSFIINVGDMIQVWSNDGYESVEHRVMVNSEKDRLSIPFFLKPALYTDVQPSEELTNDDNPSKYSPINWGKFRSARMQSNFTKSNVDNLQIYDFKLSL
- the LOC131602626 gene encoding protein DMR6-LIKE OXYGENASE 1-like; translation: MGDIDPAFVQEQEHRPKLSIIEAQGIPEIDLSPLFHHQVPNPSAIDALVKEIGSACKEWGFFQVTNHGVPLSLRQKLEEASRLFFAQSLEEKRKVAKEVNNPNGYYDTEHTKNVRDWKEVLDFTSHDPTLIPLNSDENDDRVTQWTNPSLQYPPQFRTIIEEYIQEVEKLAYKLLELIALSLGLEANRFEEFFKDQTSFIRFGHYPPCPYPHLALGVGRHKDPGALTILAQDEVGGLEVKRKSDQEWVLVKPTPNAYIINVGDIIQVWSNDAYESVEHRVMVNSARERFSIPFFFFPAHYTQVKPLEELTNEENPPKYRPYNWGKFLVTRKGSNFAKKKVENIQIYHYKIA